DNA sequence from the Daphnia carinata strain CSIRO-1 chromosome 8, CSIRO_AGI_Dcar_HiC_V3, whole genome shotgun sequence genome:
TGACACTTATTATAccaatttgattttgaattgttTATGACTCAGTGGAAAGGATCGCAACATGAATATAGTAGAGCTATTCTGTGCAACATGTCTTCGTTGGTTTCATGAATCGTGCATCAGTTACCAGTTGGGAAAATTAGTTCCCTTTATGATGAACTATGTTTTTCTCTGCAAGAATTGCTCTCCTACTGGTTTGGAGAGCTTTAAGAAAAACCAAGCTCGTAAGTTCTTTTTGATTCCTTATTTGATATTATATGTATGTAATGTAGCAAAACTCTCAAcaaataatatataatttAGAATTTACCCAGATGTGCATTACAACAATAGCTAACTTGATGCAAAACAGCACTAAAGAAGGAACTTCACGGCAGTACTTTTCCAGAGACCGTGAAATTGTGCCATACATTGATTCACATTGGGAATATCTAACCACAATGCCAAGAAGAGTCACCCAATCCTGGCATTCCACAATACAAAAGACCTTGATGAAGGAAAAAGGTATTTTGGCAAACTAGCTAATGGATTGTTCTTctaatgattatttttttgtattttttttttctattttcatagGTTTGATATTTGTGTGCCAAGAACCTGTGCCCGAAACAATGACAAGTGATTGCATGTTTGGTCTGTTGTCATTGGAACTTGTAAATATCAGACCCAATTACGAAGCGATGGTTAGAGCAGGGCATCTCAAACAAACCGACACGACTGGTGGCAATAGTAAAATAGCTTGATATTTGACGTATTTCTCACGCCCGTGTATTTAACAtctatgttgttgttttttggtaTAGCCGGGATTCGTGGTCGTGGCTATAAACGTCGCGTACCTGAACAGTTTGGCGGAAATCAGCGCAAAACCCGGAATGATATTGGAACTCCTAAACTACCCGCTCATGGTTATCCACTTGACCATCCGTTTAATAAGGATGGTTATCGATACATTTTAGCAGAGCCCGATCCACATGCCCCATTTAGGTAGGGCTTTTCAGTTCACTATGCatgagaaaacaaataatataattttatttcgCTTACAGGCAAGAGTTTGATGAGAGCAGCGATTGGGCAGGGAAACCTATTCCAGGCTGGTTGTACCGCAAATTAAATCCCTCTCAGGTTCTCCTGACGTTACATGATCGAGCGCCTCAGATCAAAGTTACAGAAGATAGAATGGCTGCCACGGGAGAGAAAGGATATTGTACCATTCGAGCCACACATTGTCAGTAGTCCTACGTAGTCTTACGCTAAATGTGTCTTTTACATAATGTTTGTCATTGTTAGATGTCAACCGTGGGGCATGGTATTGGGAATGTACCATCGAAGAAATGCCTGAATTGGCTGCTACTCGAATCGGCTTTGCCCAAGCATATGGTAATCTTCAAGCACCATTAGGATATGATAAATTTGGTTATTCTTGGAGATCCAGGTAACCCTAGCCTCTAAGATTCTAGTCAATGCTGCCAGTTAATATTCTTTACCATCCAGGAAAGGAACGGTATTTCATGAATCTATAGGCAAGCACTTTTCACAAGGGTACTGCGAAGGAGATACATTAGGCATTCTTATTGAACTACCAGATAATCCATCAGGCAACTACATTCCTCCGACTTACAAAGACAAGGTATCTTGATCCTTAAAAATCTATACGTCTAAAAGTCTGAAAATGCGTGTAACAAACGCTTTTATTGTCATAGCCGCTGGTGAAATTCAAGAGTCACCTATATTATGAGGACCGCGATGAGGTGCAGGAAGAACTTCGTAACTTGAAGTCACTGAAAGGCgccaaaattgatttttacaAGAATGGAATTCATCAAGGAACCGGTTTCCAGGAGATTTACGCAGGGAATTATTTTCCAGCCCTATCACTGTACAAAAATGTAACAGTCTCCGTTAACTTTGGACCCAATTTCAAGTTTGCTCCGAAAGGTGTTGCATTTCGAGGCGTAAGTAGAGAACCTCAGTAATTAGCAAAGGGGAATTACATGATGTATTAATTGGAATAATGATTGCAGATGCACGAGAGAGCCGAGGAGTCAATCGCGGAACAGGCAATGGCCGATATGCTATACCTAACTGAAAACGAAGGTCGTCTTCGTCTCGATAACTTTGGTATGTAATTTCTAAACGGATAGAATTTGTGGAAACATTTTAAGCGGTAAACTTGCACTGAGGTTTCGAAACCTCGTATATGTTTATTGTTCCCATCTATTTGTTCATTGCATTTCAAAGGGTAACATTTTGATATCAAGAATAGACGATCATTGTCATTTTTACTGTGAATCTGTGCCACTTATTATGTTTATATTGGATGCCACCTTCTTGATAATGAATTCGCAACTTCGATCGGAACATTTatgtttgtcattttttttatattgacaCAAGAGCTAAACGGAGTGTTACAGAGAATGGCTGAAATGAGGTTTGGGCATTTTCAAATACGTCTTGCCATTTATTGCAATTaggtaaaaacaaactaaCAAAACAGACAGgcgaaaccaaaaaaaactggaTAATCGAACCCCGCATATAGCAAGTCATAAACCTTTTAATAAATCATGTCTGTTGGAGTTCCTTTTCACGTTCTAACAGCAGggataattaaatttaaatcaatACAAAATCGATATTTTTCACTATATGCTAAGGTTGCCTATCGAAAAAATTTGTTAAGTATACAGCGTGATCTTTCATCGCCATCTCTGTTTTCAGAACCATAGCTTCGTCTTTCCTGGGCTGAAAGGAATACCACCGCCAGGATCGCCACTTTACTGTTCGAGTAATATTCGTGCGAGAATATTGTGAATATTGCTTGGGTTTCCCCTACGTTCGCAGACCTTCAGATTAGGCAGAACAGTGTACGTTTAGACAGACGAGCGCGTTTCTCACACGTGGTCTTGAGCTACTTCTAAAGCACTAAACACCATCAGCCGTAGTTCAACATAAAATGAGTCAAGTAGGTTATAATCTTGgttaaagtattttttttagcACTTACATCAAAGTTGATGTTCTAGGACATGTTTGGTTCACGTGGAAGAGGCCGAGGTGGCGGTGGACGTGGCCGTGGTGGCGGTGGCCGGGGTGGCGGTGGCCGCGGCCGAGGTGGTGGAGATCGTGGGGGATCTCGAGGTTTTCGAGGCGGAGGCAGAGGTTTCCGAGGCGGCTCGAGAGGAAACTTCAGTGGTGGTGACCGTGGCAATGACAGCTGGGGTGGCTCAGGCAATTCTTCCCGTGGAGGACCATTCAGAGGTGGTCGGGGAAGTGGTGGAGATAGAGGCAGAGGAGCTTTTGCGAATCGTGGCAGAGGAGCACCTTCTGGTGGTGCTCGTGGAAGAGGTGGTGGAGCTCTTCCTAGTCGTGGGGAGTATCTGCGTTTTGAAATTAAAGCTGGCCTACAACTGTATGTCACTTTCAATGAAACCCCAGTGGTTGAGGAACTTGAAAAACTGCCTGGATTTCACTCATTGAGCACACCGTAcaatgaaaaggaaattatAAGAATAATCTTGTTTAGAGATTTAGAGTCATTAGAAGCTGCTCGAAAAATACTAGATGCCcaagaaaatgtgaaatcCACAGACCATATGGGGATGAAATCAGCAAAAAAACAGGTAGGGTTTTTACTATAAGATATGTAATTGTTATCTGTAAAGatcttttctctttgggtAGAGCGACTCCCTAGAAAGCCGTCAAATTTACCTAAGGTTCGCCAAACCTTACGTAGAAGATGATGTAAAAAAGCTTGACACAAAAATCGAGGAAATTCTGCCTTTGAAGGAAAACAGGTTATTTTCTCGTTCTAATTTACTGTACATGTTTTCTTAAAAGTTTACTAACAATGATTTTATTGATAAATAGCTGTAAAGTACAATTTGTGTCGGCTGAAGAAGCGG
Encoded proteins:
- the LOC130700364 gene encoding set1/Ash2 histone methyltransferase complex subunit ASH2-like is translated as MADFSLTENSEDKPVLASESTEIMDGLSEDVLPIGTDEATIISRPAFKVADISEDVQAEAIECRSLTDAGEAKSLELSSVLLNTGKTTEREGNCYCGKDRNMNIVELFCATCLRWFHESCISYQLGKLVPFMMNYVFLCKNCSPTGLESFKKNQAQFTQMCITTIANLMQNSTKEGTSRQYFSRDREIVPYIDSHWEYLTTMPRRVTQSWHSTIQKTLMKEKGLIFVCQEPVPETMTSDCMFGLLSLELVNIRPNYEAMVRAGHLKQTDTTGGNTGIRGRGYKRRVPEQFGGNQRKTRNDIGTPKLPAHGYPLDHPFNKDGYRYILAEPDPHAPFRQEFDESSDWAGKPIPGWLYRKLNPSQVLLTLHDRAPQIKVTEDRMAATGEKGYCTIRATHYVNRGAWYWECTIEEMPELAATRIGFAQAYGNLQAPLGYDKFGYSWRSRKGTVFHESIGKHFSQGYCEGDTLGILIELPDNPSGNYIPPTYKDKPLVKFKSHLYYEDRDEVQEELRNLKSLKGAKIDFYKNGIHQGTGFQEIYAGNYFPALSLYKNVTVSVNFGPNFKFAPKGVAFRGMHERAEESIAEQAMADMLYLTENEGRLRLDNFGM
- the LOC130700369 gene encoding keratin, type II cytoskeletal 1-like, translating into MSQDMFGSRGRGRGGGGRGRGGGGRGGGGRGRGGGDRGGSRGFRGGGRGFRGGSRGNFSGGDRGNDSWGGSGNSSRGGPFRGGRGSGGDRGRGAFANRGRGAPSGGARGRGGGALPSRGEYLRFEIKAGLQLYVTFNETPVVEELEKLPGFHSLSTPYNEKEIIRIILFRDLESLEAARKILDAQENVKSTDHMGMKSAKKQSDSLESRQIYLRFAKPYVEDDVKKLDTKIEEILPLKENSCKVQFVSAEEAELAVERLKGKIGQSFLKQVDIPYVVQSAKLAVASIQQDQVVFRDVPKNVTIKDIADQFPDAVSFMLYNKTFPASNYCHAALRFKNPERVAEILKSKNLKIAGKKIYVFPACMEFLHEYPKLGEPEPVVEQSGNGTEVKDEPPSKKRKVGQEEESMEQDEEESDEEEDEEDEEEEEEDEDENDEAADEDDSDESD